Proteins from a genomic interval of Streptomyces sp. Tu6071:
- a CDS encoding plasmid mobilization protein, which translates to MPTGEGPAHRTPDAPQQCAPHRRLRNPKLRDRRVSPRFNDAEFVLVRDAAALSRMTPGGYVAESALAAARADDPTAAVADYRAMVQALMTANGQLGKVGSNLNQLARHMNMEGEWPLADTVMRLLARVEASIADVDTAVARTLEAR; encoded by the coding sequence GTGCCGACCGGGGAAGGGCCCGCCCACCGGACACCCGACGCACCGCAGCAGTGCGCACCGCATCGCCGTCTGCGAAACCCGAAGCTCCGCGACCGCCGCGTCTCGCCGCGCTTCAACGACGCCGAGTTCGTACTCGTGCGCGACGCCGCCGCTCTGAGCCGCATGACCCCCGGCGGCTACGTCGCCGAAAGCGCGCTCGCGGCTGCCCGCGCCGACGACCCGACCGCCGCCGTCGCCGACTACCGCGCCATGGTGCAGGCGCTGATGACCGCCAACGGGCAACTGGGCAAGGTCGGCAGCAACCTCAACCAGCTCGCTCGCCACATGAACATGGAGGGCGAGTGGCCCCTGGCTGACACCGTCATGCGGCTGCTGGCCCGCGTGGAGGCGTCGATCGCCGACGTGGACACCGCCGTCGCCCGCACGCTGGAGGCACGGTGA
- a CDS encoding DUF2637 domain-containing protein, which yields MPTPPTPPAEPVPLAPAAEPVALTAAVRTGVALLALAAFALSYDALRQMAAASQIHPALTYAFPLVIDGFIAIGIGALLVLRATPLPSRLYIWSLVGLATATSIWANVLHAIRLNQQTRHTGLALGDITVGTISAIPPLALAGAVHLYLLMGRRHVADNRHKEEGHTSPARTISAPTPATTDATEPEAHAKPQALPARTGTGHPPILPLDEAVAIGRTAPLGRGDRVSRRNVEQAIRAQGFGISRSRLDEVKDLLQGERDAAVGAGTH from the coding sequence TTGCCCACCCCTCCCACGCCGCCCGCCGAGCCGGTCCCGCTGGCCCCGGCCGCCGAGCCTGTCGCACTGACCGCAGCCGTCCGGACCGGCGTCGCGCTACTGGCCCTCGCCGCCTTCGCGCTCTCCTACGACGCCCTGCGCCAGATGGCCGCCGCCAGCCAGATCCACCCCGCGCTCACCTACGCCTTCCCCCTCGTCATCGACGGCTTCATCGCCATCGGTATCGGCGCACTCCTCGTGCTGCGCGCCACCCCGCTCCCCAGCCGCCTCTACATCTGGTCCCTCGTCGGCCTCGCCACCGCCACCAGCATCTGGGCCAACGTCCTCCACGCCATCCGCCTCAACCAGCAGACCCGCCACACCGGACTCGCCCTCGGCGACATCACCGTGGGAACGATCTCCGCCATCCCACCGCTCGCCCTCGCCGGAGCCGTACACCTCTACCTCCTCATGGGCCGCCGCCACGTCGCGGACAACCGCCACAAAGAGGAGGGCCACACGTCGCCGGCCCGCACCATCAGCGCGCCGACCCCCGCCACAACCGACGCGACCGAGCCGGAAGCCCACGCCAAGCCGCAGGCACTCCCCGCCCGCACCGGCACGGGACACCCGCCGATCCTCCCCCTCGACGAGGCCGTCGCCATCGGGCGCACCGCTCCCCTCGGACGCGGTGACCGCGTCTCCCGCCGCAACGTCGAACAGGCCATACGTGCCCAGGGATTCGGCATCTCCCGCAGCCGCCTGGACGAGGTCAAGGACCTGCTGCAAGGCGAGCGCGACGCCGCCGTCGGCGCCGGTACGCACTGA
- a CDS encoding DUF3631 domain-containing protein: MNDPAPNAPSQPPADPAWPPVAIPGRPVSPQVTEGQRALEEIREHLRRYVVLPGEETFTAVTLWVAATHLQKAWQHAPRLAVVGPAKRCGKSRLLDVITESVHDPLITVNASAAAIYRSITEDPPTLLVDEADTLFGSSKVAEKNEELRGLLNAGHQRNRPTLRVSGPNHEVTKHPTFAMAALAGIGDLPDTIMDRSVVIRMRRRRPGEKVTEFRTFRDTPALHAVRDQLATWLDPLHAKAMEMTPAMPVQDRAADTWQPLVAVADLAGGPWPDLARTACQVMTEREAANEQDNGSLGIRLLADIRHAFTTEGNPPALRTSRLLDILNQDAETPWPEYTVNGLTPRGLQILLKEYGISSAVRRFHGNVQARGYARLDFADSWARYCPEPVPGAPAGTEASVGADASAATGAPAGT; encoded by the coding sequence ATGAACGATCCCGCCCCGAACGCGCCATCCCAGCCGCCCGCAGACCCCGCTTGGCCGCCGGTGGCGATACCTGGTCGGCCCGTCTCTCCGCAGGTCACCGAGGGGCAGCGCGCCCTGGAAGAAATCCGTGAGCATCTGCGCCGGTACGTCGTGCTGCCGGGCGAGGAGACCTTCACGGCGGTGACCCTGTGGGTGGCCGCCACGCACCTCCAGAAGGCGTGGCAGCACGCGCCCCGCCTGGCCGTCGTCGGACCCGCCAAGCGCTGCGGGAAGTCACGGCTGCTGGACGTGATCACCGAGAGCGTCCACGACCCCTTGATCACGGTCAACGCCTCGGCAGCCGCGATCTACCGGTCCATCACCGAGGACCCGCCCACGCTCCTCGTGGACGAGGCCGACACCCTCTTCGGCTCCTCGAAGGTCGCGGAGAAGAACGAGGAACTGCGCGGCCTGCTCAACGCGGGACACCAGCGCAACCGCCCCACTCTGCGCGTCTCGGGCCCCAATCACGAGGTCACGAAGCACCCCACCTTCGCCATGGCCGCCCTGGCCGGGATCGGCGATCTGCCCGACACGATCATGGACAGGTCGGTCGTCATCCGTATGCGCCGGCGCAGGCCGGGCGAGAAGGTCACGGAGTTCCGCACCTTCCGCGACACCCCGGCCCTGCACGCCGTACGCGACCAGCTCGCCACCTGGCTGGACCCGCTCCACGCCAAGGCGATGGAGATGACCCCCGCCATGCCCGTACAGGATCGCGCGGCCGACACCTGGCAGCCCCTCGTCGCCGTCGCCGACCTGGCGGGCGGACCGTGGCCCGACCTGGCGCGCACCGCCTGCCAGGTGATGACCGAGCGCGAGGCCGCGAACGAGCAGGACAACGGCAGCCTCGGCATCCGCCTCCTCGCCGACATCCGACACGCCTTCACCACCGAGGGCAACCCGCCCGCGCTCCGCACCAGCCGTCTCCTCGACATCCTCAACCAGGACGCCGAGACGCCCTGGCCCGAGTACACCGTCAACGGTCTGACTCCCCGGGGTCTCCAGATCCTCCTCAAGGAGTACGGGATCAGCTCCGCGGTACGCCGCTTCCACGGCAACGTCCAGGCACGGGGCTACGCCCGCCTGGACTTCGCCGACTCCTGGGCGCGGTACTGCCCCGAGCCCGTACCCGGAGCACCGGCCGGGACCGAAGCATCGGTCGGTGCCGACGCATCGGCCGCTACCGGAGCACCGGCCGGGACCTGA
- a CDS encoding helix-turn-helix domain-containing protein translates to MPDDEDTSAGVILSGEENAAVRVKLEREKRGWSTTTVSDLLNEAGFDMNPSAVWRIENRKRRINLDEAIGFAEVFGVPLTNFVGPPRLATMGRAMELIDGVVAAYRASHRANHEAREARDRLDAYLADHPDIREEADVMVSNAIATEMTKINEEYGPDSDS, encoded by the coding sequence ATGCCGGACGACGAGGACACGTCAGCGGGGGTGATCCTCAGTGGCGAGGAGAACGCCGCCGTGCGCGTCAAGCTCGAACGAGAGAAGCGGGGCTGGAGCACGACCACGGTCTCCGACCTGCTGAACGAGGCCGGCTTCGACATGAACCCGTCCGCCGTGTGGCGCATCGAGAACCGCAAGCGCCGCATCAACCTCGACGAGGCCATCGGCTTCGCCGAGGTCTTCGGCGTCCCGCTCACCAACTTCGTGGGACCGCCGCGCCTCGCGACCATGGGCCGCGCCATGGAACTGATCGACGGCGTCGTCGCCGCCTACAGAGCCTCGCACCGCGCCAACCACGAGGCCCGCGAGGCCCGAGACCGCCTCGACGCTTACCTGGCCGACCACCCGGACATCCGCGAAGAGGCGGACGTGATGGTGTCCAACGCCATCGCCACCGAGATGACGAAGATCAACGAAGAGTACGGGCCCGACTCGGATTCATAA
- a CDS encoding excisionase family DNA-binding protein, protein MNTHDPLLTVDQAAERLGTGVRFIRRLIQERRIRYVKLGKHVRIPESVLTAYVAERTVEPVRGRRSGFGLVA, encoded by the coding sequence GTGAACACCCACGACCCGCTCCTCACGGTGGACCAGGCCGCCGAACGCCTCGGCACCGGCGTCCGCTTCATCCGCCGGCTCATCCAGGAACGCCGCATCCGCTACGTGAAGCTCGGCAAGCACGTCCGGATCCCGGAGAGCGTACTCACGGCCTACGTCGCGGAGCGGACGGTCGAACCCGTCCGGGGGCGACGCTCCGGTTTCGGGCTGGTGGCCTGA
- a CDS encoding tyrosine-type recombinase/integrase → MARSRTRAPRRSFGAIRRLPSGRWQARYPGTDGSLRAAPERYETKREAELFLAQVQADQARGDWIDPTAGEVLFAEYATRWIDERGVAPTTEELYRRLLRLHLEPTFGDTYVNAIGPAKVRTWRAERRKVTGATTTAKSYRLLKAIMQTAVEDDLIRRNPCFIRGAGREDAAERPVATVEQVFALADAIGIRWRLMVLLGAFASMRPEELAELRRSDIDLDAGSVRVRRAAPELNTGHRVVGDPKSRAGKREIMLPSFTLLDVRRHLEWFAQDGPDGLVFVGERGAALRGTTFGRKWRSARDTVGLPKEFRFYDLRHTGNTLAADTGAKLKDLMVRAGQSSERAQLIYQHSTKAHQRRLADDIDADVRRQRAAGRPLGAVAVPRGTPAPPMGSGGAARAR, encoded by the coding sequence ATGGCACGATCCCGCACGAGGGCCCCGCGCCGCAGCTTTGGGGCGATACGCCGTCTTCCCTCGGGGCGGTGGCAGGCTCGCTACCCCGGGACGGACGGTTCACTGCGCGCGGCCCCGGAGCGGTACGAGACCAAACGCGAAGCCGAACTGTTCCTTGCCCAGGTGCAGGCCGACCAGGCCCGGGGCGACTGGATCGACCCGACCGCGGGCGAGGTGCTGTTCGCCGAGTACGCCACCCGGTGGATCGACGAGCGCGGCGTCGCGCCCACCACCGAGGAGCTGTACCGGCGGCTGCTCCGCCTCCACCTGGAGCCGACCTTCGGCGACACGTACGTCAACGCCATCGGCCCCGCCAAGGTCAGGACGTGGCGCGCGGAACGGCGGAAGGTGACCGGTGCCACGACGACGGCCAAGTCGTACCGCCTGCTGAAGGCCATCATGCAGACGGCTGTCGAGGACGACCTGATCCGCAGGAACCCCTGCTTCATCCGTGGGGCCGGCCGCGAGGACGCTGCCGAGCGACCGGTGGCGACTGTGGAACAGGTCTTCGCGCTGGCGGACGCAATCGGCATCCGCTGGCGGCTGATGGTCCTGCTCGGTGCCTTCGCCTCCATGCGCCCTGAGGAACTGGCAGAACTGCGCCGGTCGGACATCGACCTCGACGCTGGATCGGTACGGGTCCGGCGGGCCGCACCGGAGCTGAACACAGGTCACCGGGTGGTCGGCGATCCCAAGTCCCGTGCCGGGAAGAGGGAGATCATGCTGCCGAGCTTCACCCTCCTCGATGTCCGGCGGCATCTGGAGTGGTTCGCTCAGGACGGGCCGGACGGCCTTGTCTTCGTCGGGGAGCGGGGGGCTGCCCTTCGGGGCACCACCTTCGGCCGGAAGTGGCGCAGTGCCCGCGACACGGTCGGCCTGCCGAAGGAGTTCCGCTTCTACGACCTCCGGCACACGGGCAACACCCTCGCCGCCGACACCGGCGCCAAGCTGAAGGACCTGATGGTCCGCGCCGGCCAGTCCTCGGAACGGGCTCAACTGATCTACCAGCACTCCACGAAGGCGCATCAGCGCAGGCTCGCCGACGACATCGACGCCGACGTACGCCGCCAGCGCGCGGCGGGCCGGCCCCTCGGCGCCGTTGCTGTCCCCCGAGGCACTCCGGCGCCGCCGATGGGCTCCGGTGGAGCTGCGCGAGCGAGGTGA